A genomic stretch from Rubripirellula reticaptiva includes:
- a CDS encoding WD40 repeat domain-containing protein: MNPWHPRRKFQCRLLIAITVAITVSLSPCLDSVAEQPENERAAASVTAPPVTALAMAPSGDRIVSGSQAGISIYKWPSMAIVESHDFEIGQIQSLRFSPDATRLLIAGGKPSEVGQWQIATWPDLSIVASSSEHDDVIHSAIWLSDDRFVTGAADTEVIQWQMQSHADASSRATIVRRLTGHSRRVLSVESIDRGRLLISAGVDQSLRVWSNDADLVTPLRVLDNHTGIVRDLARRPGDHPIAYLASASADKTVRIWQPSIGRLVRFARLPVEPLCIAWSSDGNQIGVGCIDGKLRIVNANTVTVEQTLPAVNGWAYSILATQDGSYIIGGTDGKLAHVKPIPPTNPLMQNHQSTPATQGGRRAVIQPGLSLACPSGFCRDADH, translated from the coding sequence ATGAATCCTTGGCATCCTCGACGAAAATTCCAGTGTCGTTTGCTGATCGCAATCACAGTGGCGATTACCGTATCGCTTTCGCCATGCCTGGATTCGGTTGCAGAGCAGCCCGAAAACGAACGCGCTGCCGCATCAGTGACAGCGCCGCCCGTGACAGCGTTAGCGATGGCCCCGTCCGGTGACAGGATTGTTTCCGGATCACAAGCCGGAATCTCGATTTACAAATGGCCATCAATGGCGATTGTTGAAAGTCACGATTTCGAAATCGGGCAAATCCAAAGCTTGCGATTTTCACCAGACGCAACACGATTGCTGATCGCCGGTGGCAAACCGAGCGAGGTTGGACAGTGGCAAATCGCGACGTGGCCGGACCTTTCGATCGTCGCATCAAGCTCGGAGCACGACGATGTGATTCACTCTGCGATCTGGCTTTCGGATGATCGATTCGTCACAGGGGCCGCAGACACCGAAGTGATCCAGTGGCAAATGCAGTCGCATGCGGACGCCAGCAGTCGAGCCACAATTGTCAGGCGCCTGACCGGCCATTCTCGCCGAGTGCTCAGCGTCGAATCAATCGACCGTGGTCGGCTGTTGATTTCAGCCGGTGTTGACCAGAGCCTGCGAGTGTGGAGCAACGACGCGGATTTGGTGACGCCGCTGCGAGTCCTGGACAACCACACCGGCATCGTGCGTGACCTCGCCAGACGCCCCGGTGATCACCCGATCGCATACCTGGCATCAGCCAGCGCGGACAAGACCGTTCGAATCTGGCAACCGTCGATCGGCCGACTTGTACGATTCGCCCGGTTGCCGGTCGAACCACTTTGCATCGCTTGGTCCAGCGACGGCAATCAGATTGGCGTCGGCTGCATCGACGGCAAGCTACGGATCGTCAACGCTAACACCGTCACAGTGGAACAAACGCTGCCAGCGGTCAACGGCTGGGCCTACTCCATCCTGGCCACCCAAGACGGCAGCTACATCATCGGCGGCACCGACGGAAAACTAGCCCACGTCAAACCCATTCCCCCCACCAACCCGCTAATGCAAAACCATCAATCCACCCCAGCGACGCAAGGCGGACGTCGTGCCGTCATTCAGCCGGGTCTTTCGTTGGCATGTCCCAGCGGATTTTGTAGAGACGCTGATCACTGA